A region from the Francisella orientalis FNO12 genome encodes:
- a CDS encoding ABC transporter ATP-binding protein: MRESLIQVRDLSTKFGKEWIHKDLNLDIPFEKISCIIGASGCGKTTLMREILMLQPIYSGKIFLLGQEISKLADNPIKRKEISSTMSMMFQHCALFSSLTNLQNVIFSLKQHTNLPLDVLTDIAIIKLKIVGLKEEAFNKYPSEISGGMLKRVALARTIVLDPKVVFLDEPNAGLDPYSARAMDDLILYLKEELKMSVVMITHDLSTIWHIVDDIIYMDEKKIMLHDTVEFVSQQTQYESIRKFFDSHNDSKY, encoded by the coding sequence ATGCGTGAAAGCCTAATTCAAGTAAGAGATTTAAGTACAAAATTTGGTAAAGAGTGGATTCATAAAGATCTGAACTTAGACATACCTTTTGAAAAAATCAGCTGTATTATCGGCGCTAGTGGTTGTGGTAAAACGACTTTGATGCGAGAAATTTTAATGTTACAACCAATATATTCTGGTAAAATTTTCTTATTAGGTCAAGAAATCTCAAAACTAGCAGATAATCCGATCAAACGTAAAGAGATATCTAGCACAATGAGTATGATGTTTCAACATTGTGCTCTTTTTTCATCTTTAACAAACTTACAAAATGTAATATTCTCACTAAAGCAACACACAAACCTTCCTTTAGATGTTTTGACGGATATAGCTATTATCAAACTAAAGATAGTTGGATTAAAAGAAGAAGCATTTAACAAATATCCTTCAGAAATAAGTGGTGGTATGCTCAAAAGAGTTGCTCTAGCCAGAACTATTGTTTTAGATCCTAAAGTTGTATTTCTAGATGAACCGAATGCAGGATTAGACCCTTACTCTGCTAGAGCTATGGATGATCTTATTTTATATCTAAAAGAAGAGCTTAAAATGTCAGTAGTTATGATTACTCATGATTTAAGCACTATTTGGCATATTGTTGATGATATTATATACATGGATGAAAAGAAAATAATGCTACATGATACTGTCGAATTTGTATCACAACAAACTCAGTATGAAAGTATTAGAAAGTTTTTTGACTCACATAATGATAGTAAGTATTAG
- a CDS encoding MlaD family protein has product MNENSIKNLIAGLFVIFMVFVMVFIGFFLSGGFKNQDTTTFVTNFKSISGLNVGSDVSYKGFNIGKVSDISINKENPKLVSVYMKINSQIPIYKQTVATLQSVGITGQSKVELSLDISEKNTSLDLIDLKKGKIPEIKSKPSQLETILNKVNGIAGSLEEISSKFNKMMSQENIQRFNEFADSLNILLYNLSNSSIYFNRTLMNFNDTMLEGQETFSRLNRVISILDYDPSTIVRGVTHNDED; this is encoded by the coding sequence ATGAATGAAAATAGTATAAAAAACCTAATTGCAGGACTATTCGTAATTTTTATGGTATTTGTAATGGTATTTATAGGTTTCTTCCTATCAGGAGGATTTAAAAACCAAGACACCACAACATTCGTTACGAATTTCAAGAGCATTTCTGGTCTAAATGTAGGCTCTGATGTCTCATATAAAGGTTTTAATATTGGTAAAGTATCCGATATTTCAATAAATAAGGAAAATCCCAAACTTGTTAGTGTTTATATGAAAATAAACAGTCAAATTCCAATATATAAACAGACAGTAGCAACTTTACAAAGCGTAGGTATTACAGGTCAATCTAAAGTTGAGCTCTCTTTAGATATTTCAGAAAAAAATACTAGCTTAGACTTAATAGATTTAAAAAAAGGCAAAATACCAGAAATAAAATCAAAACCTTCACAACTTGAAACTATTTTGAATAAAGTAAATGGGATTGCAGGCTCTCTCGAAGAAATTTCTAGTAAATTTAATAAAATGATGTCTCAAGAAAACATTCAAAGATTTAATGAGTTTGCTGATAGCTTAAATATTCTATTGTATAATTTAAGTAATTCATCAATATACTTTAACAGAACTCTTATGAATTTTAATGACACTATGTTAGAGGGTCAGGAAACATTTAGTCGACTTAACAGAGTGATAAGCATACTTGATTATGATCCATCAACAATTGTTAGAGGCGTGACTCATAACGACGAGGACTAG
- a CDS encoding DUF445 domain-containing protein, translating into MSIFNKSFLTNLVAAVLAILGWYFAEEHVKNIGFYALSGALTNWIAIYMLFEKIPFLYGSGIIPNKFESFKKAIKKMIMEQFFSQANLNKFLSNDEIKRYIANNIATKIDYNKIFDSFVEILMDSKYGSMIEMFLGGKNGLEGLRKPFISKLDAKVIELLGNLNIDTNSVSQKALEKIERLIDARLDELTPQMVKEIIQKIIREHLDWLVVWGGVFGGIIGLVASFIA; encoded by the coding sequence ATGAGTATTTTTAATAAAAGTTTTTTGACTAATCTTGTTGCCGCAGTATTGGCGATATTAGGATGGTATTTTGCTGAGGAACACGTTAAGAATATTGGGTTTTACGCGCTATCAGGGGCTTTAACTAATTGGATAGCGATATATATGCTTTTTGAAAAAATTCCTTTTCTCTATGGCTCTGGAATAATTCCTAACAAGTTTGAAAGCTTTAAGAAAGCGATAAAAAAAATGATTATGGAACAATTTTTCTCTCAAGCTAACCTTAACAAATTTCTTAGTAATGATGAGATAAAAAGGTATATCGCAAATAATATAGCTACAAAAATAGATTATAACAAAATCTTTGATAGTTTTGTTGAGATATTAATGGATAGTAAATATGGCTCAATGATTGAAATGTTTTTAGGTGGTAAAAATGGGTTAGAAGGATTGCGTAAACCTTTTATTAGTAAGCTTGATGCAAAAGTTATTGAGCTTTTGGGTAATTTAAACATAGATACTAATAGTGTTTCCCAAAAAGCATTAGAAAAAATAGAAAGACTTATAGATGCAAGATTAGATGAGCTGACACCACAGATGGTTAAAGAGATTATTCAAAAAATAATTCGTGAGCACCTTGATTGGCTTGTTGTGTGGGGAGGTGTATTTGGAGGTATAATAGGATTGGTTGCCAGTTTTATTGCTTAA
- a CDS encoding 16S rRNA (uracil(1498)-N(3))-methyltransferase, protein MRTIRGFFADISIQTTKLSITGEYYNYFKNVLRLKKSDFIELFNNDDGLQYKTQIIDINNKNILLDVIEKKEIHNENSYIVNIYQAIIKNENFELIIQKATELGVNNIYPTITEYTNHKFDKKGFDKKLERWNKIAISAAEQCERVFIPKIHNPVETNTVQLLDSDMNITLCPYSNTPNNFENLIKTHNNFNIFIGPEGGFSKKEKELFKINGFNTINLGKRILKAETAPINILSIINFIK, encoded by the coding sequence ATGAGAACTATTCGAGGTTTTTTTGCAGATATTTCGATACAAACAACGAAACTATCTATTACTGGTGAATATTATAACTACTTTAAAAATGTGCTTAGACTTAAAAAATCTGATTTCATAGAGTTATTCAATAATGATGATGGCCTACAATATAAGACACAAATTATCGACATAAACAATAAAAATATATTGTTGGACGTAATAGAAAAAAAAGAAATACATAATGAAAATAGTTATATTGTAAATATCTATCAAGCTATTATCAAAAATGAAAATTTTGAACTTATCATACAAAAAGCCACAGAGCTTGGAGTAAATAATATTTATCCTACCATAACCGAGTACACAAACCACAAATTTGATAAAAAAGGATTTGATAAAAAATTAGAACGCTGGAATAAAATAGCTATCTCTGCCGCAGAACAATGCGAAAGAGTATTTATACCTAAAATTCATAATCCCGTTGAAACTAATACTGTACAGCTATTAGATAGTGATATGAATATAACTCTTTGCCCATATTCTAATACTCCTAATAATTTTGAAAATCTTATCAAAACTCACAATAATTTTAATATTTTCATAGGTCCAGAAGGTGGTTTTAGCAAAAAAGAAAAGGAACTATTTAAAATTAACGGTTTCAATACTATTAATTTAGGTAAAAGAATACTCAAAGCAGAGACTGCTCCTATAAATATTCTTTCAATAATTAACTTTATTAAATAG
- a CDS encoding oligopeptide:H+ symporter codes for MDKNYRTLSRPFWIVWAIEFWERFGFYGFQAIIALYFTQQLHLSELETIYLMGSFFAFTYGFIWVGGIIGDKVLGTKRTILIGAIILCLSYLSFIFANEKSIYYIFAGIIVGNSLFKANPSSLISKMFDKGDGRLNSAMTLYYLAINMGGLLCMALTPVISQTYGYVEAFVICGIGLFIGIVGFIMFYRQLENLGSEASKKPLNIANLAYVIVASIILILLIANILPNTGLCISITAIVVILATIYFLEIALKLKPYERNRMLVALVLIIEAIFFYALYFQMPTTLTFFALHNVDLSIFGWHVPAAQYQLLNPLWLMILSPVLAILYKKSKMTHATKFSIGIALMFVSYAILYCTKYFATDGIISGYWLILTYASSSLGELLISGLGLAMVAELCPAAISGFVMGFWFLATMVASYLASYIGSFIALPLFDNTITSQQSLDTYTSVFGYVAISILIVTIIMIIMTPILNRYIKRIEVTDDHRADAPSVVIKVT; via the coding sequence ATGGACAAAAATTATCGCACCCTATCTCGTCCTTTTTGGATAGTTTGGGCCATTGAATTCTGGGAAAGATTTGGATTTTATGGCTTCCAGGCAATTATTGCTTTGTATTTCACACAGCAATTACATCTTAGCGAACTAGAAACCATTTATCTAATGGGCTCTTTCTTTGCTTTTACCTATGGATTTATATGGGTAGGCGGAATTATTGGCGACAAAGTCCTCGGAACCAAGCGCACAATATTAATTGGCGCAATAATTCTTTGTCTATCATACCTAAGTTTTATCTTTGCTAATGAAAAATCAATATATTACATATTTGCAGGTATCATAGTCGGTAATTCACTATTCAAAGCAAATCCTTCTTCCTTAATATCTAAAATGTTTGATAAAGGAGATGGTCGTCTAAATAGCGCAATGACTCTTTACTACCTTGCTATTAATATGGGAGGGTTATTATGTATGGCTTTAACTCCTGTAATATCTCAAACTTATGGATATGTTGAAGCCTTTGTGATTTGTGGTATCGGTTTATTTATCGGTATAGTTGGTTTTATAATGTTTTACCGACAGCTAGAAAACTTAGGTTCAGAAGCAAGTAAAAAGCCCTTAAATATTGCAAATTTGGCATACGTAATAGTTGCGAGTATTATCTTAATATTACTGATAGCAAATATACTTCCGAATACCGGACTATGTATTTCAATTACTGCTATTGTAGTTATATTAGCTACAATCTATTTCTTAGAAATAGCTCTAAAACTTAAGCCATATGAAAGAAATAGAATGTTAGTCGCTTTAGTACTAATTATTGAAGCAATCTTCTTCTATGCATTGTATTTCCAGATGCCAACAACTCTAACATTTTTTGCCCTACATAATGTTGATTTATCTATATTTGGATGGCATGTCCCTGCTGCGCAATACCAACTTCTAAATCCTCTATGGTTAATGATACTATCTCCTGTGCTTGCGATTTTGTATAAAAAAAGTAAGATGACACATGCGACTAAGTTTAGTATAGGTATTGCCCTTATGTTTGTCTCATATGCTATTCTTTATTGCACAAAATATTTTGCTACAGATGGAATTATTTCAGGATACTGGTTAATTCTAACTTATGCTAGCTCATCTTTAGGAGAATTATTAATATCTGGATTAGGATTAGCAATGGTTGCTGAACTATGTCCGGCTGCCATATCAGGCTTTGTGATGGGATTCTGGTTCCTTGCGACAATGGTTGCTTCTTACCTAGCATCATATATAGGATCATTTATAGCACTTCCTCTATTTGACAATACTATAACTAGTCAACAAAGTTTAGATACTTACACATCTGTATTTGGATATGTTGCAATATCCATACTAATAGTTACTATCATAATGATTATTATGACACCTATTCTTAATAGATACATAAAAAGAATAGAAGTTACTGATGATCATAGAGCAGATGCTCCTAGCGTGGTAATTAAAGTTACGTAG